In the genome of Arvicola amphibius chromosome 2, mArvAmp1.2, whole genome shotgun sequence, the window tccctggagatcagagtgcagagctaagccactagaggccagcagtggtggcacacacctttaactccaggacttaggagacagatgcagatggaTCTGTTCCttctaggccaccctgggctccaagaaattgatccagtctttaagagagaaacagctcacagaaagctggtcccagcacttgggatcccgcaggaagagacaggaggagttCATTGCcgtctgaggcagcagtctggggaggcagtctgaggacagcatCGCCCTTTTGGTCTcaggattcggtagaggtaaaaggtctctctagtggctggctgcactgcgtCTCTGATGTCTCAACTTTCACCCCTTAATATCAACTccggtttttattattttttaaaatatttatttatttattatgtatacaatattctgtctgtgtgtatgcctgcacgccagaagagggcaccagaccccattagagatggttgtgagccaccatgtggttgctgggaatcgaactcaggacctttggaagagcaggcaatgctcttaacctctgagccctctctccagcccctttattattaagaccaattagaactgtGTTACACTTGCTATACTCATACAAATAAGTAAGTGAAAAAAATTCAAGTGAGAATCCACTTATCTGTATGTGAAGACAGACAAGCTCTAAGATGCACACGCTATCTTATTGTGAAGGAGGAAGACCGGCCGTGAGGTAAAGCTAGGTAATGACCACAAGGAGAACCCCAATACTACTTGCTCTCTTCTCGGACAGTACATGGGAAGTTTTCCTAATAACATAAAAAGACTGCTACACACCTGTTCCTTTATGTTACAGAGAGATCCAAGTGAGTCTAGTCCCTGCTCCAACTCCCTGGGCCtagaaggaagagaaaccagagcTGGTCTGCTATTAGGTATCTCTTCCCTCACGCCTGGTGGCCTTGGTCTTGGAATACTTGCTAATGGCAGTTGCCAGCAGAGTGTAGCTACTGGGCCTACACCCTGTGAGCAGACAGGGTGACATAAATCCCAGGCAGGTTCcctcagtctttttctttttcttttgttaaatatttatttattatgtatacaatattctgtctgtgtgtatacctgcaggccagaagagggcaccagaccccattacagacagttgtgagccaccgtgtggttgctgggaattgaactcaggacctttgaaagagcaggcaatgctcttaacctctgagccatctctccagccagcccccctcccccagtcttttCTACAACTCACTCCTGTATCCGATTCACACGTCTACTGAAAGCCTGTCTGGATACCTGATCCGCCATGAAGACAGCCAGTTCTCAGGTGAAGACCTCCCCTCGTCCCAAAGGAGACTCCTCTGAGtcccaaggaagtcaggatggatGCTGACCTGAGCTGGGATCTGAAATTCAGGCCTGGACTGCAGGTCGATTCTGCCAGAGTAGCCTAGTGTGGACAGCCTTCATTTATTCCATGAGTGTGGACCTGGCATGTGGCCTAAGCCAGATCATGCTAACCTCTGTGAGCCCAGACTTACATCCTAACCAGGCAATAGGCCAGTCCATAGCCTCACAGGGAGCAGACAGACAGCACAAAGCAGACATTAGTCTTTCTTGAGGGCTCTGTAGCTGCTTCCTGGAAGGATGGACTGGAATTTGGAGAGTGTGTTGGGTGGGGCTTGTGGGGATGTCAGCCagtggaagggggagagagggagtgtCACAAAGTTGCAAGCAGCTCCGGGCTAATAAGGGTGGGAAGAAAAGGCCACAACCTTGGAACTGCACTCCTTTGCCTGGCACCCTGAGCAGGTCTTCTCCAGAGGGAAGGCTGGCCTCTCAGGTACAGGCTTATGGGCATGCCAGCTGGAATTGGGCTACCCAGCCCCGGCCCAGAGGTCCCCAACTCACCAGGACCTAGGTTTTCACATCTTCCCCCACTCTCCCTTTGAAAGAgctccccagaggccagaaggacaAGGACAGGGCCAGCTGCACTCTCTCCAATGTCTTGTGGTGTGCCCAATAGTGTGTGATGTGGGTGGACCAGCAGGGTGGAGGCAGAGTGGCATCTTACTGTGGTAGCTTTTCTCTAAAAAGTCAGAGTGGGCAGGCCCTCAGTTTCTGCCAAGTGGGGTGTCGGGCCAGGCTCCGCATCTGCTAGCCACCTCTGGGTGTCTCAACCGGGTGCACTGTCAATCCCTGGTGCATCCGCTTTGCAAATCTGGCACCCAGCTGCCCACTGCTCTGCCTCAACATCCATGTGTTCCTAGGTCAGCTCTGCCCCAGGCTGTTGGAGGTCAGCTTGACAGACGGCTAGCTACCGACTCTGCCGCCCCTTTTCCGCCAGCGGGTGATCCTGATCTGCAGCCCCATTGAAGGCCAGGCTTGAGAAGAAAGGTGGAGGCCCGGGTTCCGGGCCTGCAGCTCTCACGTGCTTTCCCGGCCACCCCCTCCCGCCCTGCGTCGAGGCGGCCAAGCCTGTTCCTCTTCCCCGGTCGCGATTGCGACAGGCCGGCCTCTGCTCCCAGAGCTCCCTGCCTCCGCCCCCGGCCGGCTCTCTCCACTCCCACTTCCTGAGCCCGACGCTGGAGCCCTGGAGGCCAGGCCCGGCCGCTCCCGGCCCCCAGGGGCACGTCGGCCCAGCCGCCAGGCTTGGGAAGTCGTGGCCAACGCTGCTCAGGACGTCCGGGCTTCCCACCTTCCTCCCAGGCCTCCACCCGGTCTGGTCAGCCGACCCGAAAGGCCGCCATGCGCCGGCCTGGGGCCTCTCCCTGCGGCCTGGTCTGGGGACCACTTCTGCTGGGACTCTGCGGGATCCTGACGGCAGCCCAGCCCCTGCTGGTGAGGGAGGGGCTAGGTGGGATGGGCCAGGTGAGAAAGAGGGCCTGGGCAaacttctctccagcccttctgccCACAGAGCTTACCCTGCCTTGTTCTCTGTCTCCGCCTCCCCCTGGAAGGTGCCCCCATATCGCATAGAAAACCAAACTTGCTGGGACCAGGACAAGGAATACTACGAGCCCAAACATCAAGTCTGCTGCTCCCGCTGTCCCCCAGGTGAGAACAGTGGCCCCAGGAAGCCCGGGTGGTAGAGGTGGGTCCGAATGACACCAGCACTGGTAAAACTAGATGGGGGAAGAGAGACGGGAGAAGCATTAGCCATTGCCGCACGGCCACTGAGATTTGAAGAGGTGGCTGCATAGCCATGAAGATGGGATGGGGACAAAGAGGCTAAGGAGAGGCTCTGTGGCATGCAGCAAGCGGCGGAGGTAGACTCCTGTCTCCTGATACTCCTCTTCCCTCACAGGCAAGTTTGTCTCGGCTGCATGCAGCCACAGCCAAGACACAGCTTGCGAGACTTGCCCAGATAATTCCTACAATGAATACTGGAACCACCTCTCCATCTGCCAACTCTGCCGCTCCTGTGACCCTGGTGAGTGGGGATCCACCAGATTGATGGGCACTGCTGCGACCGGACCCCTCTCTGACCCGGCCCCTCTCTGACcgactctccctctcctctcccctccagtgCTGGGCTTCGAGGAGGTTACCCCTTGCGCCAGTGATCGAAAGCCTGAGTGTCGCTGTAAGCCAGGGATGACCTGTGTGTATCTGGACAATGAGTGTGTGCACTGCGAGCAACCTGTAGTGTGCCAGCCTGGCACGGAAGCCGAGGTTACAGGTCAGAGGTCACCAAAGGCAGCCAGTGAAAGGAAGCTGGGTGTCAAGGGCTAGGAGCTCTGTAAGGTGTCCTTTGGGGACTCCCCCCCGGAGTCCTCTTTGACAGAAAATACCTGTCATTCCTTGCAAAAGGTTCACAGgcgggttgggggggggggatgagggtCTGCCAAGCCATGAATTGGGACAGGTGTAAGGTATTTAGAAGGTGGCTCCTGTCAGCACTGGTGAAGCCTGGGGAAACCGGCAGGCTAAAGCCAAGCTGGGAAGGTAACAGCTATAGAAGAGATGGCTTGGCACGGAGGAGGCATCAAGGAAGCCCACAGCTGGGCTCATGCTTGTCCACTCACCCTGACTGGCCTGCCTTTCTTTTGCCAGATGAAGCTATAGATACTGACATCACCTGTGTCCCCTGCAAGCCAGGATATTTCCAGAACACTTCTTCCCCTACAGCCCGCTGCCAACCCCATACCAGGTGAGAGGGTGAGAGTGCCCCTTCCCAGACCTCCCCCCCCAGCTCCAGGAAGCTCTGCTATTGTCATTCCCGTCATCCTTGGCTTCATATGCTCGCCTGGCCATTCCCACACCATGTGTTCCTAGAGCATCAGGTACCAAGGAGAACAGCAAGAGCTCACAGTCCTGTTTCCTCCACAGATGTGAGACCCAGGGCCTGGTGGAGGTGGCTCCAGGCAGCGCCAGCTCTGACACCATCTGTAGAAATCAATCAGAGCCAGGTGAGAGGCGGGGCTGAGGTCCAAAAGGCAGGATCTGGGAAAAACGCCTCTGTCTTCCTCATCCAGAAAAACAGGGAAATGTGCATCTTTCCTCCCAGGATTAGGCCAAGAAAGAAACATTCCTTCTAAAGCGATTGGAAGGGGCTGGCATAGTGGCAGAGTGCCCTGGGTTTGACTCTACGTACCacctaaagaagaaacaaaacttggaaagctaggtgtggtggcatacccATTTCATCCCCAAAACTTAGAggattgaggcaggagaatcaagagtttggggccagcctgggctcccgAGTGAGAGTGTCTCGGGGGTGGGAATAGAACATCCGTAGACTATATTCTTACACACTATAAAAATTACATCTGCTAAGCTAGGAAACACTCCTGTGCTGCGATGTAATTGCAACGGACTTTGTCATTATCCTCGAGTCCCTTCCGTCCTAGGCCTCCTTGCAGAATTCCTTTCCTATCGAATACCTCATTGTTCAGTTACACACGTCTGCAGGAGTCGTGCTCCTCCGTCTGACTCTTTCTAGGTTTCTCTTGGTTTCCTCTAGGAAACTCTAGGAAGCTCACGGGTTTCCTAGCCTAGTGGCTGACTGAGGGTTGGTTGTCCCGATGGCTGTAAGCATTGCTAATTGGCAGAATGGAGTAGCATTTCTGAATGGGCAGAGATGGGTGGTTCTAGCTTCTAGGTATTGTGAGCTACCCCGAGCCCCTCAGTGGTCCCATTTACTCAATGATTCTGTAAAGTGGAGTTGTTCACCCTCACCGATGGGAAGAGGAACCTGAGGCATCAAATGATTTTCCTGAGATCACCCGGGCGTGAGGGTGGGATGTAAATCTTGTGATTCGCGTCTGTATCTGAGTCTTTCTCACATGGGGCCCGTTTATAAGGTACATGCGCTGTAAAACTTTTTAAGAATGTgtcccaggtgtggtggcacatgcctgtcacccctgcattgggaggtggaggcaggacttAGAGGTTGGGCcggatgagaccttgtctctgagagagggagcagggagagaggatgAAAATTAACTCAGATGCACCCATTGAACTTAGAGCCCTTCTCCTCTTATGTCTCCGTCTGGCTCTTCCCATGCGTTCCTAGtcgtataattttttttttctttactaagaGTGGAGTAATAAAAGTGTTTTATCACGTGACATTTTGGGGGGCGGTTGGCACATGCTGAGTAGATGTGAACCGCTGAGCTATCCCCCACCCCCTATATCCTAGCCTTTCAGCTAACAGCGATCATAAATATTTTCCTATGACCTCTCAGAAATTTTCAACTCTGCATCAAATGTCAAGGATGCATCAGACATCACTGTCACCAGCATGTCAGAGCTAGGGTTTCAGTCAGTGGGTCTGTTAACTGCTTCTTTTACATCTGACAAACCAATGCTCCAACAGGCAAACTGACTTAAAAGACAGGCACCTAGGTGTGCAGACTCCTGGTTCAGTTTCTCTCCATGCCTTGCATTCTTCCCTCCCTTCGGCCACAGCTGGGGGTGAATCAGTGTGGGCAAGCCTGGGAAACCAaagtcctctctctctgcctctttactTCCTGAGCCCCGCCATGAGCAAGGGAGTGAGCAGCTTGGAACTCTGACTCTCCCTGAGAGCCATAGACCAGGCTCAGAAGTGAGGTTCTCACAGGCATACAGGCACAATCTCAAGTTGGGTTACAGAACTGGGGCTCTCCCCTTAGACCCAAACACCACCTCCCCTCCCCGCTGCCTTTCACGTACTTCCGGCAGTGAAAACCAGCTGCCAAAGCATCCTTCATGTACTGACTGCAAGCGGTCTAGACACTACCACTCAGGGCAGTCCCTCATGTGGTCAAGAGACCCTTCCCGAAGTCAGCCTCAGCCCCTTGTCACAGCCCAAGGTAAATGGCTCCAAAGAGGGAAAAGGCTGCCTGATGTCTGGGAGAAGCACTTCCCACCCCCTacagcacccccacccccgtcctCTGACGGCCTCACTCTTGTCTGCCTTCCTGGCAGGAACAATGCTGCTGCTGGCCGTTCTGCTGCCACTGGTCTGTCTTCTGCTCTTCAGCACCACCCTGGCCTGCGCTTGGATGAGGCACCCCTCTCTCTGCAGAAAGCTGGGTAGGAAGGAGACAGCGCTTCCTGTCCCCACGAGGAGGTGGCAGTGGAGGGGAGGGATATTCAAGGACAAACTCTGGTGCACAAGGCTCTCGGGTGCTGGATACTGTCTCTAGCCTCTCATGCCGAGGCTAGGGACGAGGGTAGCTGTACTGACTTCCGCTAGGACCCTAGGGTTGGCAGCACACCGTGGTGGGGACAGAGGTTGAAGGTTAGGAACTGCAGGCCTCTCAaccattttggttttcatttcaggTACCCTGCTCAAGCGGCATCCAGAGGTAAAGGAGTGGAAGAAGTCAGCAAGGAGGGGCGGGGCGGCGAGGTCAGGAAAGGTGGACTTTGGCCCCCGTTCATTCCACTGATTGCTCGCTGAGCGGCCATGTTCCAGCCGCCATGCCTGGCACCAGCATACAGTCTGAGGAAGAGCCTCCCACCCTGGAGTCTGCGAATGAGtggaaagaataaaattcaaaggCTGGGATGTTAGGGCCCTTAGCTGGCATGCACAAGGACCTGGGCTCCGTTGCCAGTGTCACAGAGGTGTGGCGCAATGGCAATCGTAccatcgcagcacttgggaggctgagacagaaggctcaccctgagtttgtggccagcctggggcTCTATAGTGAaattcaggacagcctgggctagaagcataacagcaataataatgaTATACATAAAGAATAATTGTATATCAGGTGGCAGCGTAATGAAAGTGAGCTGGCCAGTGAGTGGCAGGCGGGCAGGGAAGGCCTCTCTGATGCACTGGTGACTTGAGCAGGGAGTTGAAGAAATGAGGGAGCTAATGGGGGGACTCTTGAGGAAAGTGCCCTAGAAACTGGAGAAGCATGGagtgcaaaggtcctgaggcaTGGTGAGGCGCAGACACAAACAACGAATGCATTGCCAGAAAACGAGGGAGAGGGCATGGGGACTAAGGTACGATGAAGTCTAGCCTCTGATGTCggctgcttctctctctttctcttctacagGGAGAAGAATCTCCCCCCTGCCCCCCTCCAAGAGCCAACCCAGATTTCCCTGACCTGGCTGAGCCACTTCTACCCACGTCTGGGGACTTGTCCCCAGCCCCTGCTGGATCCCCGGTGGCCCCAGCCTTGGAGGAAGTGGTGCTTCAACAGCAGAGTCCCCTGGTCCAGGCTAGGGAGCTGGAGACTGAGCCCGGGGAACACAGCCAGGTGGCCCATGGTGAGCTGGacaagccatggggagaaaggagtgtggggaggaagagagggatgggGTGGTTGGCAGGGAGAAAGAATAAGGTCCAggtgaaataaaaaatatccagaggcaaaacagaagggaagactctgagagaaacagaggagtggtTCAGCACATCAGAGAGCTATAGAGAAGCTGGGGTGTGGGCACACctgcatccccagcactggaaacagGAGGACCAGGATATCAGAGCCATCCTCCACTACACAGCCatcttaggccagcctgggctatgtgagaccctgactcagaggAAGGAATAGCAACTGAGAGGTGGagttggaaggaaggagaag includes:
- the Ltbr gene encoding tumor necrosis factor receptor superfamily member 3 isoform X1, translated to MRRPGASPCGLVWGPLLLGLCGILTAAQPLLVREGLGGMGQVPPYRIENQTCWDQDKEYYEPKHQVCCSRCPPGKFVSAACSHSQDTACETCPDNSYNEYWNHLSICQLCRSCDPVLGFEEVTPCASDRKPECRCKPGMTCVYLDNECVHCEQPVVCQPGTEAEVTDEAIDTDITCVPCKPGYFQNTSSPTARCQPHTRCETQGLVEVAPGSASSDTICRNQSEPGTMLLLAVLLPLVCLLLFSTTLACAWMRHPSLCRKLGTLLKRHPEGEESPPCPPPRANPDFPDLAEPLLPTSGDLSPAPAGSPVAPALEEVVLQQQSPLVQARELETEPGEHSQVAHGANGIHVTGGSVTVTGNIYIYNGPVLGGTRGPGDPPAAPDPPYPTPEEGAPDPSVLSTPYQEDGKAWHLAETETLGCHAL
- the Ltbr gene encoding tumor necrosis factor receptor superfamily member 3 isoform X2, whose product is MRRPGASPCGLVWGPLLLGLCGILTAAQPLLVPPYRIENQTCWDQDKEYYEPKHQVCCSRCPPGKFVSAACSHSQDTACETCPDNSYNEYWNHLSICQLCRSCDPVLGFEEVTPCASDRKPECRCKPGMTCVYLDNECVHCEQPVVCQPGTEAEVTDEAIDTDITCVPCKPGYFQNTSSPTARCQPHTRCETQGLVEVAPGSASSDTICRNQSEPGTMLLLAVLLPLVCLLLFSTTLACAWMRHPSLCRKLGTLLKRHPEGEESPPCPPPRANPDFPDLAEPLLPTSGDLSPAPAGSPVAPALEEVVLQQQSPLVQARELETEPGEHSQVAHGANGIHVTGGSVTVTGNIYIYNGPVLGGTRGPGDPPAAPDPPYPTPEEGAPDPSVLSTPYQEDGKAWHLAETETLGCHAL